Proteins encoded within one genomic window of Aspergillus nidulans FGSC A4 chromosome VII:
- a CDS encoding Cnl2/NKP2 family protein (transcript_id=CADANIAT00008638): MAPSETSILSNFLLSAASLPQIMSLKQFTGLFPKRLQSHPHIRVLYRELQQLREQDMDIVNENIDKEVRLGDAQKAELRKSIVKTGVDGSGANDQREMDMDFQLFGPTSAGSDEQHSVSSLLSAMEAACSDIEREIAGVDGEAASLLSELNSTVGDLSDLRYGKMHGSVGATDAEVVSEAIRGLDNLEDACSRKSAV, from the coding sequence ATGGCTCCATCAGAAacctccatcctcagcaactTCTTACTGTCTGCTGCGTCTTTGCCGCAAATTATGTCATTGAAGCAGTTTACAGGGCTGTTCCCAAAGCGTCTGCAGTCACATCCGCATATCAGGGTTCTTTACCGTGAACTACAGCAACTGCGAGAGCAAGACATGGACATAGTCAATGAAAACATTGACAAAGAAGTCCGTCTAGGGGATGCTCAAAAGGCAGAACTCCGGAAGTCCATTGTAAAAACAGGTGTTGATGGCTCAGGCGCCAACGACCAACGGGAAATGGACATGGATTTTCAGTTGTTTGGTCCAACGTCGGCTGGCTCTGACGAGCAGCACTCAGTCTCAAGCCTTCTCTCCGCGATGGAGGCGGCCTGTTCTGATATCGAGCGTGAAATAGCTGGAGTGGACGGAGAGGCGGCCTCTCTTTTGTCGGAGCTCAATTCTACTGTTGGTGACCTTAGTGACCTGCGATACGGGAAGATGCACGGCTCAGTTGGAGCCACAGACGCAGAGGTAGTCAGCGAGGCTATCCGGGGCCTTGATAACCTTGAGGACGCATGCTCCCGTAAGAGCGCTGTTTAA
- a CDS encoding Ctf8 family protein (transcript_id=CADANIAT00008639), translating to MPSISLHPRASSRNNAHNPLPQLLQTPSGLALLELQGTINLPFQENLDAENESTDFNSPSTYETPIGKLMFPDYSQNAKDDTSWMKRAYLYVGRYQRMTGEVKKLPKPLAIIQRRQTDGADDAREQLEVVEIVKYKLIFKNRPEPVNDV from the coding sequence ATGCCGTCTATTTCCCTCCACCCCCGCGCGTCGTCACGCAACAACGCTCACAATCCCCTcccccagcttctccaaaCCCCCTCCGGCCTCGccctcctcgagctccaaGGCACGATAAATCTACCATTCCAGGAAAATCTTGACGCCGAGAACGAATCCACCGATTTTAACAGCCCCTCCACATACGAGACCCCAATCGGCAAGCTCATGTTTCCGGACTACTCGCAAAACGCGAAAGACGACACGAGCTGGATGAAAAGAGCTTACCTCTATGTTGGACGGTACCAGAGGATGACAGGCGAAGTCAAGAAATTACCCAAGCCACTTGCGATTATTCAGCGGCGGCAGACGGACGGCGCGGACGATGCACGGGAACAGCTAGAGGTTGTGGAAATTGTGAAATATAAGCTCATATTCAAGAACCGGCCGGAGCCGGTTAATGATGTTTGA
- a CDS encoding uncharacterized protein (transcript_id=CADANIAT00008640) produces MWKLGDFALSRDDSSSHPVLSGGQRGYSVSRAQVRLPGSFSKVVKAREPTPHLSRTSPGLNFSVSEDGGSSLNTCTSVILGIPVKLIDVRIPRADRVAYYVLANCIRRHQIRAQESMSVQHPTLPVSDEIIGIIPDTKALIEIQSLELETIIIGQN; encoded by the exons ATGTGGAAACTCGGAGATTTTGCCCTATCTCGCGACGACTCCTCAAGCCATCCTGTGCTCAGTGGGGGGCAGCGTGGCTATTCCGTGAGCCGAGCGCAGGTTCGTCTTCCCGGCTCTTTCTCTAAGGTGGTAAAGGCGCGCGAGCCTACACCACACCTATCCAGAACAAGCCCGGGATTAAATTTCTCAGTGTCTGAGGATGGTGGGTCGTCTCTGAATACTTGCACTTCAGTTATTCTAGGCATCCCAGTGAAGCTGATTGATGTCAGGATTCCGCGCGCGGACCGAGT CGCGTACTATGTGCTTGCTAATTGCATTCGTAGACATCAGATCAGAG CGCAAGAATCTATGAGCGTTCAACATCCGACGCTACCCGTTTCCGACGAAATTATCGGGATAATTCCAGACACCAAGGCATTGATCGAAATTCAGAGCCTTGAACTGGAGACCATTATAATAGGCCAGAATTAG
- a CDS encoding Dabb family protein (transcript_id=CADANIAT00008641): MAPIERITLFKIPDEAARDRVLEQYKVLAKTAVKDGKPYIVSAAAGPTIPDPRCKGFNLSVKTTFASLEDMKYYDTECEAHKALKAVAAPVKEDVLTTYFESVL, from the exons ATGGCCCCCATCGAGCGCATCACCCTTTTCAAGATCCCCGACGAAGCAGCCCGAGATCGTGTGCTGGAGCAGTACAAGGTCCTTGCGAAGACGGCTGTTAAG GACGGCAAACCGTACATTGTCTCCGCCGCAGCAGGACCGACGATCCCGGACCCGCGATGTAAAGGTTTCAATCTCTCCGTTAAGACAACGTTCGCATCGCTGGAGGATATGAAGTACTATGATACAGAGTGTGAGGCGCACAAGGCGTTGAAGGCGGTTGCGGCGCCGGTGAAGGAGGATGTTTTGACGACTTACTTCGAGAGTGTGCTTTGA
- a CDS encoding putative GTPase activating protein (Gyp5) (transcript_id=CADANIAT00008642) codes for MSAGTENRDYEGDSFHDSSEAPNAVNNLSLSIPQSASTRSLTDSPPSASNATSPQFTEATQLPRTPDDDSKTDDEFHETGADGQSEAEATPRKQKLQKSPLLTAHRLSTSSLDEVNLTGNLNNDGSLDHFPSNQETELGSPPALPSRDSTSTQSSLLQGLSGSLPSVPWAPPPQNKHPPPAAPPPPPTRKITSPFAWLSRASTGSKDAVQSGRRNTAASISTIGSNPDIAGRSQDLEVDGSSVGSRKPQRNSLKDQFKLLRMREEGHGPETDEASVASGRTSGRASISHSVASPPSIPEEGENDVTAALPAVSPSTPPTSTVNPNLPPGTVSGVSASASDAAAPVDWELWQQLVNEGPQVLKGTNSEELNAAIKRGIPQTIRGVIWQILADSRNLELEEVYKELIARGTDREKSRANGMANGCAERDSAASSRSSTRSERSISAAPSNSNSSPSTPHEQDPEKLAKEQVAQETARKKKAKEDAAALQKLQKLEKAIRRDLGARTSYSRYFVSQGNQEGLFGLCKAYALYDEAVGYAQGMNFIVMPLLFNMDEAEAFTLLVKLMNQYGLREMFIQDMPGLHRCLYIFERLLEDFEPALYCHLRRRGVHPQLYATQWFLTLFAYRFPLQLVLRIYDLILEEGLESTILKFALAIMRRNSDALLAMKDMAPLTAFLKDRLFDVYIDKQPTPSSILESGFFGSSGAADKEIYRADIMVQDACDIPLDPATINAYTAEWEEKERSEKEREAELNHLRHTVATQSARIRLLEEQAEASDKEHVQLASEVVHLKVENEELSDINDALRMQVKELKIVVDQQPAEVEQKLQTEMDRIMKRNVEVQNENRAMVEQMAEMEKELVAAKLSYAEIHEQYEAQKQKWNDIRKALD; via the exons ATGTCCGCAGGAACAGAGAACAGAGACTACGAAGGG GACTCCTTCCATGACTCTTCGGAAGCCCCAAATGCCGTTAATAACCTTTCCCTCTCGATCCCTCAGAGCGCTTCGACTCGATCCCTGACGGACAGCCCCCCGAGCGCTTCTAATGCAACATCACCGCAGTTCACAGAGGCAACCCAGCTCCCACGAACCCCTGACGACGATAGTAAGACTGATGATGAATTTCATGAAACTGGTGCAGATGGACAgtctgaggctgaggctaCTCCCCGCAAACAAAAACTACAGAAGTCCCCCTTGTTGACAGCACATCGGCTTTCCACCTCATCTCTGGACGAGGTGAATTTGACTGGCAACCTCAATAATGATGGTTCTCTTGATCATTTCCCGTCCAACCAGGAGACCGAGTTAGGCTCCCCTCCTGCTTTGCCATCCAGGGACTCCACCTCCACGCAGAGCTCTCTCCTCCAGGGGTTATCCGGCAGTCTCCCCTCCGTGCCATGggctcctccaccacaaaATAAGCACCCACCCCCCGCCGCACCCCCACCGCCTCCGACTCGAAAAATCACAAGCCCTTTTGCCTGGCTTTCTCGGGCTTCTACGGGAAGCAAAGATGCTGTACAGTCAGGGCGACGGAACACTGCTGCTTCAATCTCCACGATTGGTAGCAATCCTGACATTGCTGGTCGATCACAGGACCTAGAAGTGGATGGCTCAAGCGTAGGTTCCAGAAAGCCCCAGCGAAATAGCTTGAAGGACCAGTTCAAATTGCTCAGGATGCGTGAGGAAGGGCATGGCCCGGAGACTGATGAAGCAAGTGTTGCGTCGGGACGCACATCGGGCCGCGCGAGCATCAGCCATTCAGTTGCGAGCCCTCCCAGTATTcctgaggaaggagagaacGATGTTACGGCCGCGCTTCCAGCAGTTTCACCTTCTACACCGCCAACCTCAACAGTCAATCCGAATCTCCCGCCGGGAACCGTATCTGGGGTTTCGGCATCTGCGAGTGACGCAGCTGCACCCGTGGACTGGGAGCTTTGGCAGCAACTGGTAAACGAAGGACCACAGGTTCTGAAAGGGACAAATTCTGAAGAGCTTAATGCTGCTATCAAACGAGGAATTCCGCAGACCATTCGCGGGGTCATCTGGCAGATCCTGGCGGACAGCAGGAACctagagctggaagaagtttATAAGGAACTTATTGCACGGGGTACGGATAGGGAAAAGTCGCGGGCTAATGGCATGGCCAACGGTTGCGCAGAAAGAGACTCAGCCGCCTCTTCACGTTCGTCTACGCGATCAGAGCGATCTATCTCTGCGGCACCATCGAACAGTAATTCATCTCCCAGCACTCCCCACGAGCAGGATCCTGAGAAGTTGGCAAAAGAACAAGTCGCACAGGAAACGGCtaggaagaagaaggcgaaggaggacGCGGCAGCGCTCCAAAAGCTCCAGAAACTTGAGAAAGCGATTCGACGAGATCTGGGTGCGCGCACGAGCTACTCCCGTTACTTCGTCTCGCAGGGCAACCAGGAAGGCCTTTTCGGGCTATGTAAGGCTTATGCTCTATATGATGAGGCTGTGGGATATGCCCAAGGGATGAACTTCATTGTCATGCCGCTCTTGTTCAAT ATGGACGAGGCTGAAGCTTTTACCCTACTGGTAAAACTCATGAACCAGTACGGTTTGAGGGAAATGTTTATCCAGGATATGCCTGGCTTACACCGTTGCTTATACATCTTCGAACGGCTACTTGAGGATTTCGAGCCTGCCCTGTATTGTCATTTACGGCGGCGGGGAGTCCACCCCCAGCTCTACGCTACTCAATGGTTTCTGACCTTATTTGCCTACCGATTTCCGTTGCAACTGGTTCTTCGAATATACGATCTTATTCTCGAAGAAGGCTTGGAAAGTACTATTCTAAAGTTTGCCCTTGCAATCATGCGTCGAAATTCAGATGCTCTTCTGGCAATGAAGGACATGGCACCTCTGACGGCATTTTTGAAGGATCGATTGTTCGATGTATATATCGATAAACAGCCCACCCCGTCATCCATCCTCGAATCAGGGTTCTTTGGGTCATCAGGTGCTGCGGACAAGGAGATTTACCGTGCCGACATTATGGTCCAGGACGCCTGTGATATTCCTCTTGACCCAGCGACAATAAATGCATACACTgctgagtgggaagagaaggagcgttCTGAAAAAGAGCGTGAAGCCGAATTGAATCATCTGAGGCATACCGTAGCTACGCAAAGTGCTCGCATCCGTCTTCTAGAGGAGCAAGCAGAGGCATCCGACAAGGAACACGTTCAGCTTGCTTCAGAGGTCGTCCATCTGAAGGTTGAGAACGAAGAGCTTTCTGATATTAACGATGCTTTAAGAATGCAGGTGAAAGAGCTTAAAATCGTGGTTGATCAACAGCCCGCAGAGGTGGAACAGAAACTACAGACTGAAATGGACCGCATTATGAAACGGAATGTCGAGGTGCAGAATGAGAATCGCGCTATGGTTGAACAAATggccgagatggagaaggagcttgtCGCGGCTAAACTCAGTTACGCAGAG ATCCATGAGCAATACGAAGCTCAAAAGCAGAAGTGGAATGACATTCGCAAGGCGCTTGATTAG
- a CDS encoding Rab geranylgeranyltransferase BET4 (transcript_id=CADANIAT00008643): protein MASHGIPRHSSLEATGETRQQELRKIETYRQLEYVVREEIMNRKYTPETLQKLSELLKKNPEYYTMWNYRRRVLLHEFSQAVPELPSETDIERITTLIQTDLQFLIPLLRSFPKCYWIWNYRLWLLDEAKRLLPKAIARKVWQQELALVGKMLNLDSRNFHGWGYRRFVVETLERLSSDEENEKSLTESEFEYAKKMIGTNLSNFSAWHYRTKLIQRLLSEKSASDEERKQILDDELELIHRALCDPYDQSLWFYHQNLMCTFDPTKSSHTMTPNLTKTERLNYIRGEIEKIQEMLDGAEDCKYLYQALIDCTSLEARVEETTLNEDQKTRVLDWLSELKKLDPLRAGRWLELEQSLCS, encoded by the exons ATGGCTAGT CATGGCATTCCCCGTCACAGCTCACTTGAAGCGACTGGTGAAACCCGCCAGCAGGAGCTCCGCAAAATCGAGACATATCGCCAACTGGAATATGTCGTTCGCGAGGAG ATCATGAATCGCAAATACACGCCGGAGACATTACAGAAGTTATCTGAATTGCTCAAAAAGAATCCCGAGTACTATACCATGTGGAATTACCGCCGCCGAGTGCTTCTGCATGAGTTTTCACAGGCAGTTCCCGAGCTTCCATCGGAGACCGATATCGAACGCATCACGACCCTAATCCAAACGGATTTGCAGTTTCTGATCCCCCTTCTCCGTAGCTTTCCCAAATGCTATTGGATTTGGAACTATCGACTGTGGCTTCTTGACGAAGCCAAGCGTCTTCTTCCCAAGGCCATCGCCCGTAAAGTATGGCAGCAAGAGCTTGCCCTTGTAGGCAAGATGCTCAATTTGGACAGCCGCAACTTTCATGGTTGGGGATACCGACGCTTTGTGGTAGAGACCTTGGAGAGACTTTCTtcggatgaagagaatgagaagaGCCTAACGGAATCGGAATTTGAATACGCAAAGAAAATGATCGGCACCAAcctctccaacttctctgCCTGGCATTACCGTACTAAACTTATCCAGCGGTTACTGAGCGAGAAGTCGGCCAGCGACGAAGAGCGCAAACAGATTCTTGACGACG AGCTGGAACTTATTCATCGCGCCTTGTGCGATCCTTATGATCAGTCATTATGGTTCTATCACCAGAACTTGATGTGTACCTTTGATCCAACTAAGTCAAGCCATACAATGACACCGAATTTGACTAAGACAGAGCGATTGAACTATATCCGCGGGGAGatcgagaagatccaggagaTGCTAGATGGGGCGGAAGACTGCAAGTATCTATACCAGGCGCTTATAGACTGTACCTCACTGGAGGCTAGGGTGGAAGAAACAACGCTAAATGAGGACCAGAAGACGCGGGTATTAGACTGGCTGTCCGaattgaagaagctggatccCCTGCGGGCAGGACGGTGGCTAGAGTTGGAACAGTCACTCTGCAGCTGA
- a CDS encoding WD40 repeat domain-containing protein (transcript_id=CADANIAT00008644) — protein sequence MSDSTEHDSTISPGSTAASRDIRLEYFDYLIGPSTLQPDIFKLQGCPDRGRGKVRGGRRIAAVRSDIKASASPDRFVPLREPIDAPSTPYRVGKDPQDLSPEEKLFRRRSPGEDPFTPKKIRRTKSATRPGRVFSPHFGPHLVGDSTVSGRSVSTGTRDGTRRVSNGAIWTVGGTSAALGRRSTVSPDGRRSIFASGTTAPMYTAKFLPQTRSSTEDRLTYESRIALALEIDTASKVLSNSKLMSISDPLPSPSSPAFDRLSPLVWKDNAWRRVERGQFPSLPFRTLDAPLLRDDFYCSTLAYSSIAGTLAVGLGHRVYLWSEAFGVQHPPLGEHDPSNYVTSLSFSSENGGRSILAVGRKSGMLSLWSTFDSDVRFEISHSSTITCVAFKQTKSRRVSERFEDTEVDAEDLAVGDDLGNIWYYSVEWPDEEARDRFGWHGRVTLLAKISAHTQQICGIAWSPDGAYLATGGNDNACLLFELSNIIPARELGVSSRTCLPHQNCHPEGINCPNSFTCFAANASRRLFNQRNLLSNLLPTWTSSRTRSLSSSLPSVLTHTGSVVSGGDRTVFVPANRQKHRLTHAAAVKAIAFAPWQPSLLATGGGSNDRAIHFFHTPSGACLATINVYAQVTSLIWSKTRRELVATFGFAQPEHPFRIAIFAWPSCEQIAAIPWGPHGTSWDRPSNDTVVDCGRALCAVSYPGRPPTYIVDDLDIPEEASSSTSQAQGNQAREDRARVTRRLTGRGVVRPRAKEGGLWCSRTVEEGCIIVASSDQSVKFHEVWSSSASHKSSTSGPYGGSEILEGLEGLENPGREIIR from the exons ATGTCGGATTCTACAGAGCACGATTCAACAATATCGCCTGGCTCAACTGCCGCCTCGAGGGATATAAGACTGGAATACTTCGACTACTTAATTGGCCCATCAACGCTTCAGCCAGACATCTTCAAGCTACAGGGTTGCCCTGATCGTGGCCGAGGGAAGGTGAGAGGCGGCCGACGGATCGCAGCTGTGCGGAGCGATATAAaagcttcagcttcaccgGACAGGTTTGTCCCATTGCGAGAGCCGATTGACGCCCCATCTACCCCATATAGGGTTGGAAAGGACCCCCAAGATCTGTCACCCGAGGAAAAGCTCTTCCGCCGCCGCTCACCAGGAGAGGACCCTTTCACACCAAAGAAAATTCGAAGAACAAAGAGTGCTACAAGACCCGGCCGTGTCTTTAGCCCACACTTTGGACCTCATCTTGTGGGTGACTCAACTGTATCCGGAAGATCAGTCTCAACTGGGACCAGAGATGGGACGAGACGAGTTAGCAACGGGGCAATTTGGACCGTTGGTGGAACATCAGCTGCTCTAGGTAGACGGTCAACCGTCTCTCCAGATGGCCGTAGGAGCATATTTGCTAGTGGAACCACAGCTCCCATGTATACAGCCAAGTTTCTGCCACAGACTCGCTCTTCAACAGAGGACCGCTTGACATATGAGTCTAGGATTGCTCTTGCACTGGAGATTGATACTGCATCGAAAGTCCTCAGCAACTCCAAGCTCATGTCGATATCTGACCCTCTACCAAGCCCATCATCTCCAGCGTTCGATCGACTCTCACCACTGGTATGGAAAGACAATGCTTGGAGGAGGGTAGAGCGCGGTCAAT TTCCGAGTCTTCCCTTTCGAACTCTGGATGCTCCTCTCCTGCGTGACGACTTCTACTGTTCGACGTTGGCATACTCCAGCATCGCTGGGACTCTTGCTGTTGGATTAGGGCACCGCGTTTACCTATGGTCTGAGGCTTTCGGCGTGCAGCATCCGCCACTCGGGGAACATGACCCCTCGAATTATGTGACATCTCTGTCATTCTCGTCCGAGAATGGCGGTAGAAGTATTTTGGCTGTGGGTAGGAAGTCCGGCATGCTGAGCTTGTGGAGCACATTCGACTCGGATGTGCGCTTCGAAATCAGCCATTCAAGCACTATTACGTGCGTTGCGTTTAAACAGACAAAGTCAAGAAGGGTTTCAGAAAGGTTTGAAGACACTGAAGTGGATGCAGAAGATCTTGCAGTGGGAGATGATCTTGGAAATATTTGGTACTACTCGGTAGAATGGCCAGATGAGGAAGCAAGAGACCGGTTTGGCTGGCATGGTAGAGTCACCCTGCTCGCCAAGATATCAGCTCATACGCAGCAGATATGCGGCATCGCATGGTCACCAGACGGGGCCTATCTGGCTACTGGCGGCAATGACAACGCCTGCTTATTATTCGAACTCTCGAACATCATCCCTGCGCGGGAGCTTGGTGTTTCTTCTAGAACGTGCTTGCCACATCAGAATTGCCATCCTGAAGGCATCAATTGCCCCAATTCGTTTACTTGTTTTGCTGCAAATGCTAGCCGACGGCTATTTAATCAGCGTAATTTGCTGAGCAATTTGCTTCCAACATGGACTTCTTCTCGCACAAGATCGTTgtcatcttctcttccttcagTCTTGACCCATACCGGATCAGTCGTTTCCGGAGGTGACCGAACTGTCTTTGTCCCAGCAAATCGCCAAAAGCATAGATTGACCCATGCCGCAGCCGTTAAGGCTATTGCGTTTGCTCCGTGGCAGCCATCTTTATTAGCCACTGGAGGGGGCTCCAACGACCGGGCTATTCATTTCTTTCATACTCCCTCAGGTGCATGTTTGGCTACCATCAACGTGTACGCTCAGGTCACTAGTCTTATCTGGAGTAAAACGCGAAGAGAGCTGGTTGCAACGTTTGGGTTCGCGCAACCGGAACATCCGTTTCGAATAGCTATCTTTGCATGGCCGAGCTGTGAACAGATTGCAGCAATACCCTGGGGGCCTCATGGTACTAGCTGGGATAGACCCTCCAACGATACTGTTGTCGATTGCGGACGCGCACTTTGTGCTGTTAGCTACCCTGGAAGGCCTCCCACATATATTGTCGACGACTTAGATATACCCGAAGAAGCCTCAAGTTCCACTTCGCAAGCCCAGGGTAACCAAGCGCGAGAAGACAGAGCAAGGGTAACTCGGCGTCTGACGGGGAGGGGAGTGGTGCGTCCCAGGGCCAAAGAAGGCGGCCTGTGGTGCTCACGCACAGTGGAAGAAGGGTGCATTATTGTAGCATCCAGTGACCAAAGCGTCAAATTCCATGAGGTATGGAGTAGCTCGGCCAGTCATAAATCCTCAACGTCCGGCCCGTATGGAGGTAGTGAAATTCTCGAAGGGCTGGAAGGGCTTGAGAATCCGGGGCGAGAGATTATTCGTTAG
- a CDS encoding uncharacterized protein (transcript_id=CADANIAT00008645), translating to MAKKSNQKPASKTSSAAALAVADSTNTGNKSSILRAAFAPSGFQLALFASVIQGLEGQNLRIHDTNTGRLQCEHVLGPKELVTSLDWGHYYGRRDQSKRKRKRPSDVNGTAELDQGDVVVAFGTNASDIRMFSPAEDKIVGTLAGGHTGGVKDFKFTADRPQEGWSIGGDNKLVQWDLVTGQRTRVISLSTTSAFTTLSRPLASNPPVICASQTPHIVNLEDESPIKFPAMRNSIKTIITSSTSSISDGLFLASDNDRYINVFDPKSGQLTMNLVAEKEVTSLSIYKTQGTEAKLALEKQVLAAVTQDGTIELFARPFVRPQGLEGSKGSSLKARSMQMTRRAEASLRIIKASESDDLVPVVAVSFQGPDLLVAWAQGGIIPLFERVRWLNEETDELAFTGVKTISKTKSSSILQSATTNGMKNANESHVNEKKIVVEQGDLADDDVNMEDSKQDAVSEDESEVDSENDDGFKQQREPAAQDEEKAGSDVEMQNAAESGAENEDEDDEEETGAEPSFGELMRAHAAEEIDVEAELEDDVHTRSLIPGKPITTVQQIPSGVSLSTVLSQSLKTNDNDMLEACFHTGDSGTIRTTIQRLDSPLAATLLQRLAERLSARPGRYGHLLVWVQWTCIAHGGALAGNKDLLKQMSTLFKVMDQRSSTLSSLLLLKGKLDMLDAQLGLRQSLRENADHMDSEDEENVIYVEGYDEDEVEDSDAEATKNIDTPRTKAIRDQTDISMIDEDEDAGSEDDEEDEEEEDEEGPSAIFDVEAEESAGSSDAEESPNDDEDDDEDEDADSAGSIADFIADTEDDDSEVDNLSRPPPSKKARLSQGGRKGKKQAGSGRK from the exons ATGGCCAAAAAGTCAAACCAAAAGCCTGCCTCGAAgacctcttccgcggcggCTCTCGCAGTCGCGGACTCTACAAACACAGGAAATAAGTCATCGATACTGAGGGCGGCCTTCGCCCCTTCTGGCTTTCAATTGGCCTTGTTCGCATCCGTGATCCAGGGTCTTGAAGGTCAAAATCTTCGCATTCACGATACAAACACCGGCCGGTTACAATGCGAGCATGTTTTGGGCCCGAAGGAACTAGTAACGTCGTTGGACTGGGGTCATTACTATGGCCGACGAGATCAGtcaaagaggaagagaaagcgcCCTTCCGACGTTAATGGGACAGCCGAACTCGACCAAGGCGATGTAGTGGTTGCCTTCGGTACCAACGCGTCTGATATCCGCATGTTCTCGCCTGCCGAAGATAAGATTGTCGGAACTCTTGCCGGTGGGCATACAGGAGGAGTAAAGGACTTCAAGTTTACAGCAGATAGGCCTCAGGAAGGTTGGAGTATCGGTGGGGACAACAAGCTGGTACAGTGGGATCTTGTCACCGGCCAAAGGACAAG AGTGATCAGCCTTTCTACTACCTCTGCATTCACTACTCTGTCCCGCCCGCTCGCCTCTAACCCGCCTGTCATCTGTGCATCTCAAACACCCCACATTGTGAATCTCGAAGATGAATCTCCTATCAAGTTTCCTGCGATGCGAAACTCAATAAAGACAATCATCACATCCTCGACAAGCTCCATCTCTGATGGGCTGTTCCTAGCATCGGATAATGATCGGTATATAAACGTCTTCGACCCGAAAAGCGGACAGCTTACGATGAACCTTGTGGCTGAAAAAGAAGTAACTTCACTATCGATATATAAGACGCAGGGTACGGAAGCCAAACTAGCGCTGGAGAAACAAGTTCTTGCGGCTGTTACTCAAGATGGTACTATTGAACTCTTTGCGCGGCCATTCGTCCGACCTCAGGGCCTTGAAGGATCAAAAGGTTCCAGTCTGAAGGCGCGATCTATGCAAATGACGAGGCGAGCGGAGGCCTCGCTCAGAATAATTAAGGCCTCTGAGTCGGACGATTTAGTTCCTGTCGTTGCCGTGTCGTTCCAGGGTCCTGACCTGCTCGTTGCATGGGCACAGGGAGGTATCATTCCATTATTCGAGCGAGTAAGGTGGCTTAACGAGGAAACCGACGAGCTGGCTTTTACGGGCGTGAAGACTATTTCGAAGACCAAATCTAGCTCCATCCTTCAATCAGCGACGACTAACGGAATGAAGAATGCAAACGAAAGCCACGtcaatgagaagaagatagTCGTCGAGCAAGGTGATCTTGCTGATGACGACGTCAACATGGAGGACTCCAAACAAGATGCGGtttctgaagatgagagcGAAGTGGACTCCGAAAACGATGACGGATTCAAGCAACAGAGGGAACCAGCTGCgcaggacgaggaaaagGCCGGGAGCGACGTGGAAATGCAGAACGCTGCAGAATCAGGTGCGGAAaatgaggacgaagatgacgaagaagagacgGGTGCTGAGCCATCTTTCGGAGAACTCATGAGAGCACACGCTGCCGAAGAAATCGACGTCGAAGCCGAACTAGAAGACGATGTGCACACGCGGTCCCTCATCCCCGGAAAGCCTATCACAACAGTCCAGCAAATCCCCTCCGGAGTCTCCCTCTCTACCGTCCTCTCACAGTCCCTCAAGACAAATGACAACGACATGTTGGAAGCCTGCTTTCACACGGGCGACTCCGGCACCATCCGCACCACCATCCAACGTCTCGATTCTCCCCTGGCTGCAACCCTTTTGCAAAGACTTGCCGAGCGCCTCTCCGCCCGCCCTGGTCGATATGGCCACTTGCTTGTCTGGGTACAATGGACTTGTATCGCGCACGGAGGAGCCTTGGCAGGAAACAAGGATCTCCTCAAGCAGATGTCCACTCTATTCAAAGTAATGGACCAGCGCTCCTCAaccctctcctctcttctcttgctcaaGGGCAAACTAGACATGTTAGACGCCCAGCTTGGCCTCCGCCAGTCGCTCCGCGAAAACGCAGACCACATGGacagcgaagacgaggagaatgTAATCTACGTTGAAGGCtatgatgaggacgaggttgaagataGCGACGCTGAGGCAACAAAGAACATTGACACGCCCCGGACAAAGGCAATTCGCGACCAGACCGATATCTCCATgatcgacgaagacgaagatgcaggaagcgaggacgacgaagaagacgaggaagaagaagacgaagaaggccCTAGCGCCATTTTCGAcgtcgaagctgaagagtcCGCCGGCTCTTCAGATGCCGAGGAATCCCCTaatgacgacgaggacgatgatgaagatgaggatgcggacAGCGCCGGGTCCATTGCGGATTTCATCGCGGATACGGAGGACGACGACTCAGAGGTAGATAATCTCTCGCGGCCTCCACCGTCAAAGAAGGCCAGGTTAAGCCAAGGAGGtagaaaagggaagaaacaGGCTGGGTCAGGAAGGAAATAG